One genomic window of Cellulophaga sp. Hel_I_12 includes the following:
- a CDS encoding YfhO family protein yields the protein MKRNLRAFLIHFFAIALFIVAALAFFTPVLQGKVIFQSDIAQYTGMAQEQIEFKKRTGEEPYWTNSAFGGMPTFQLGAHYPHNYIKQLDLSLRFLPRPADYLFLYLLGFYILLSCLKVDYRLAVLGALAFGFSTYLIIILGVGHNAKAHAIAYLPMLLGGIVLVFRKKYVWGFILTALAMALEINANHYQMTYYFMLLVLILGVVYLVDAVRKKQVKHFMASLALLLIAVILGIATNATSLLATKEYADWSTRGKSELTITPDGTEKVNTGGLSKEYITQYSYGITESLNLFVPRLFGGSNSEDLGEDSKTFEFLVEKGISKSKALDFTSGMPLYWGDQPGTSAPAYVGAVLFFLFFLGLFLVQKKAKWWLLGGVIMSLILSWGKNFSLLTDFMIDYFPLYDKFRAVSSIQVILELCVPILAILALAALFDTSIEKAKKLKALKTSFSITFGLGILIFISKGLFHFEGASDSFLEQNYGNELMTMIRLDREAVYTSDTIRSLIYVLLTALVLWFFIKEKFNKNVLVVLVGLLVLFDLVGVAKRYVNDDDFVRAKLMAIPFPETPVDQELKQDKSIFRVYNPAEGLNGASTSYFHQSIGGYHAAKPAKMQDLFDFHIYRGNINVLNMLNVKYVMQQDEDGNTYPAMNPDANGNAWFVTELQEVTTANEEILALKDLDTKNTALVNTAKFNTIQSFDYQKDSLAKITLTTYRPNHLIYEATNSNKGLAVFSEMYYEKGWNAYIDGVLKPHFRVNYALRALEIPLGKHTIEFKFEPQVIQQGSTIVLASTGLLGLLILAAIGFSFWRSGKKGIE from the coding sequence ATGAAGCGTAATCTTAGAGCTTTTTTAATACATTTTTTTGCCATAGCCCTATTTATTGTTGCAGCTTTGGCATTTTTTACGCCTGTTTTACAAGGAAAAGTTATTTTCCAGTCCGATATTGCCCAGTATACAGGAATGGCGCAAGAGCAAATTGAATTTAAAAAGCGCACAGGAGAAGAACCTTATTGGACCAATAGTGCTTTTGGAGGCATGCCTACCTTTCAGTTAGGTGCACATTATCCGCATAATTATATTAAACAGTTAGATTTAAGCTTACGTTTTTTGCCTCGACCAGCAGATTATCTTTTTTTATACTTATTGGGCTTTTATATCTTATTATCTTGTTTAAAAGTAGATTACCGACTTGCTGTTTTGGGGGCGCTAGCCTTTGGTTTTTCTACCTATTTAATTATAATTCTAGGCGTTGGGCATAATGCCAAAGCGCATGCGATAGCCTATCTTCCCATGCTACTTGGAGGCATTGTTTTAGTATTTCGAAAAAAATATGTCTGGGGCTTTATTTTGACCGCCTTGGCCATGGCCCTAGAAATAAATGCCAATCACTACCAAATGACTTATTATTTTATGCTTTTAGTATTGATCTTAGGCGTGGTTTATTTGGTTGATGCAGTGCGTAAAAAACAAGTCAAACATTTTATGGCATCGTTAGCCCTTTTGTTGATAGCCGTTATTTTAGGAATTGCGACGAATGCCACAAGCTTATTGGCCACTAAAGAATATGCAGACTGGAGTACCCGAGGTAAAAGCGAATTAACCATAACACCCGATGGAACCGAGAAAGTAAATACAGGTGGTTTAAGTAAAGAATATATTACCCAATACAGTTATGGTATTACAGAATCTTTAAATCTTTTTGTCCCTAGGTTGTTTGGAGGATCTAATAGCGAAGATTTAGGGGAAGATTCTAAAACATTCGAGTTTTTGGTTGAAAAAGGAATTTCAAAATCAAAAGCATTAGATTTTACAAGTGGTATGCCCTTATATTGGGGTGATCAACCAGGAACTTCAGCTCCGGCCTATGTAGGTGCAGTATTATTTTTCCTTTTCTTTTTAGGTTTGTTTTTAGTGCAAAAAAAAGCAAAATGGTGGCTTTTAGGGGGGGTGATCATGTCTTTAATCTTATCGTGGGGAAAGAATTTTAGTCTTTTAACCGATTTTATGATAGACTATTTTCCCTTGTATGATAAATTTAGAGCGGTATCTTCTATACAGGTTATTTTAGAACTATGCGTGCCCATATTGGCCATATTGGCTTTGGCCGCTTTATTTGATACAAGCATTGAAAAAGCCAAGAAGCTGAAGGCCTTGAAAACAAGCTTTAGCATTACTTTTGGATTGGGGATATTGATTTTTATAAGCAAAGGATTATTTCATTTTGAAGGCGCTAGTGATTCTTTTCTAGAGCAAAATTACGGCAATGAGTTAATGACGATGATTCGTCTAGATCGTGAAGCGGTTTATACAAGCGATACAATTCGCTCTTTAATCTATGTACTCTTAACCGCACTAGTGCTGTGGTTTTTTATCAAAGAAAAATTCAATAAAAATGTATTGGTTGTTCTAGTCGGACTACTAGTTCTCTTTGATTTAGTGGGCGTTGCCAAACGTTATGTAAATGACGACGATTTTGTTCGTGCTAAGCTCATGGCAATACCATTTCCAGAAACACCTGTAGATCAGGAGCTAAAACAAGATAAAAGTATATTTAGGGTGTATAATCCAGCCGAAGGGCTTAATGGTGCAAGTACCTCTTATTTCCATCAATCTATAGGAGGCTACCATGCCGCAAAACCTGCAAAAATGCAAGACCTGTTTGATTTTCATATTTATAGGGGCAATATTAATGTATTGAACATGTTGAATGTAAAATATGTGATGCAGCAGGATGAGGATGGGAATACCTACCCTGCCATGAACCCTGACGCAAATGGGAATGCTTGGTTTGTTACAGAACTCCAGGAAGTGACTACTGCAAATGAAGAAATTTTAGCTTTAAAAGACTTAGATACGAAAAATACGGCGCTAGTAAATACGGCTAAATTTAACACCATTCAAAGTTTTGACTATCAAAAAGATTCTTTAGCCAAAATAACACTAACAACATACAGACCTAATCATTTAATTTACGAAGCTACCAATTCCAATAAGGGCTTGGCCGTTTTTTCTGAAATGTATTATGAAAAAGGCTGGAACGCTTATATAGATGGTGTTTTAAAACCACATTTTAGAGTTAATTACGCCTTAAGGGCTTTAGAAATTCCACTAGGAAAACATACAATAGAATTTAAGTTTGAACCCCAAGTGATTCAACAAGGTTCTACCATTGTTTTAGCCAGTACAGGACTTTTAGGACTTTTAATTTTAGCAGCTATTGGATTTTCATTTTGGCGCTCTGGTAAAAAAGGTATTGAATAA
- a CDS encoding DUF4834 family protein has product MGFITTILIILLVYYAIKILLKIFAPKILNYAGKKAEKHFREKFEGFDPQRQTKTTDEGDVIIKSKTSKNPKSSKKVGEYIDFEEID; this is encoded by the coding sequence ATGGGTTTTATTACAACGATTTTAATCATACTATTAGTATATTATGCAATTAAAATATTGCTAAAAATCTTTGCACCTAAAATATTGAATTATGCCGGTAAAAAGGCTGAGAAGCATTTTAGAGAAAAATTTGAAGGTTTTGATCCGCAACGGCAAACAAAAACCACAGATGAAGGCGATGTAATTATTAAATCAAAAACCTCTAAAAATCCAAAGTCTTCAAAAAAAGTTGGAGAATATATAGATTTTGAAGAAATTGACTAA
- a CDS encoding transporter — MKNFLFLIILLFTFTIQAQYTDVINSNRPGQSVSAYAVGRNVIQVEFGLGYEQQEHTVLLTDASIWNTEIALRYGLLFEKLEITYEGTFQKEDINYQTSQTDASFTDFTRNRLGLKYLIYDPFKNEERNKPNLLSWRANHKFKWRNLLPAVSLYAGATFVLGENPYYSGDPIASPRVMLATQSKISPRVVFISNIAYDRIGTEFPEMSYIVSLTHAFRNPKWSIFLEQQGIKSDRYADALYRTGVAHLLSKNLQADVSFGGSFKDTPTRMFGTIGMSYRLDKHVDDVKPIDEQKGGQNGQIGKQSMSKKARKAKKGSGAEDVDLGPTKKQLKKLKKTEKAKSKNDEIDF, encoded by the coding sequence ATGAAAAACTTTTTATTTTTAATTATTTTACTTTTTACCTTCACTATTCAAGCACAATATACAGATGTAATTAATTCTAACCGGCCAGGACAATCTGTTAGTGCTTACGCGGTTGGTCGAAATGTTATTCAGGTAGAATTTGGCCTTGGGTATGAGCAACAAGAACATACCGTATTATTAACAGATGCCTCTATTTGGAACACCGAAATTGCCTTACGTTACGGTTTATTATTCGAAAAACTAGAAATCACTTATGAAGGTACTTTTCAAAAAGAAGACATTAACTATCAAACGTCACAAACCGATGCCTCCTTTACTGATTTTACCAGAAATCGATTAGGCCTTAAATATTTAATTTATGATCCTTTTAAAAATGAAGAACGCAACAAGCCCAATTTATTGAGCTGGCGTGCGAATCATAAATTCAAATGGCGTAATTTATTACCAGCCGTTTCTTTGTATGCAGGGGCTACATTTGTATTAGGAGAAAACCCCTATTACTCGGGAGATCCTATTGCTTCTCCAAGAGTTATGCTGGCGACACAAAGCAAAATTTCTCCGAGAGTAGTGTTTATATCAAATATCGCTTACGATCGTATTGGTACTGAGTTTCCTGAAATGAGTTATATTGTTTCGTTAACACACGCTTTTCGCAATCCCAAATGGAGTATCTTTTTAGAGCAGCAAGGAATAAAAAGTGATCGTTACGCTGATGCGTTATATAGAACAGGTGTAGCCCATTTACTTTCTAAAAACTTACAAGCTGATGTTAGTTTTGGCGGAAGTTTTAAAGATACTCCAACACGTATGTTTGGAACTATTGGAATGTCTTACCGATTAGATAAACACGTGGATGATGTTAAACCTATTGACGAGCAAAAAGGAGGGCAAAATGGTCAAATTGGAAAACAATCTATGAGTAAAAAGGCCCGAAAAGCAAAAAAAGGCAGTGGCGCTGAAGATGTTGATTTAGGACCCACTAAAAAGCAACTCAAAAAGCTAAAAAAAACCGAGAAAGCGAAAAGTAAAAATGATGAGATTGATTTTTAA
- a CDS encoding radical SAM protein — protein sequence MKDVLLITPPFTQLNTPYPATAYLKGFLNTKHISCFQSDLGIEVILELFSKQELEHIFTFALDNKTIISKNCERIFALKESYISTISLVIAFLQGNNPTFARQICTQGFLPEASRFQQLDDLDWAFGEMGLQDKAKHLATLYLEDLSDFIVECVDANFGFSRYAERLGRSANSFDELYAFLQDDVTYIDQITLRLLENTIQQVQPKLIGFSVPFPGNLYSAFRCAQYLKEQHPAIKIMMGGGFPNTELRSLTDQRVFEFFDYISLDDGELPVELLVNSLQNENLSEPQFKRTYVLENGNIVFKNNATQPDYKQSEVGTPDYSDLLLDAYISVIEIANPMHSLWSDGRWNKLTMAHGCYWGKCTFCDISLDYIKIYEPIAATILVDRMEELIAQTGENGFHFVDEAAPPSLMKALAIEIIKRKVVVTWWTNIRFEKNFTADLCYLLKASGCIAVSGGLEVASDRLLKLIDKGVTVSQVAQVTRNFTDAHIMVHSYLMYGYPTQTVQETVDSLEMVRQLFEVGVLQSGFWHQFALTAHSPIGINPSEYGIVPDLKEITFANNDIDFKDTTGIDHSKFSFGLKKSLFNYMHGIGFETPLQNWFDFKIPKTQIKSNFIAACLNVEMDYKIKPTAKVIWLGSLPRQEMYTKSKKGQTWEVLKLTFHHHRNSTQITLDKEKGEWLVENLALWRLNKEKPVFIKDVKIDFEVKFEDFELFWFSKSINTLKSIGLVTV from the coding sequence TTGAAAGACGTTTTACTCATCACGCCACCTTTTACACAATTAAATACGCCTTACCCAGCAACGGCCTATTTGAAAGGTTTTCTGAATACTAAACATATTTCTTGTTTTCAGTCCGATTTAGGAATTGAGGTTATTTTAGAGCTGTTTTCAAAGCAAGAATTAGAACATATATTCACTTTTGCATTGGATAATAAAACTATTATTTCCAAAAATTGTGAACGTATATTTGCCCTAAAAGAGTCTTATATAAGCACTATTTCGCTTGTAATTGCTTTTTTGCAAGGAAATAATCCAACTTTTGCACGACAGATTTGCACCCAAGGTTTTTTACCTGAAGCATCGCGTTTTCAGCAATTAGATGATTTAGATTGGGCTTTTGGAGAAATGGGTTTGCAAGATAAAGCCAAACACTTGGCTACTTTGTATTTAGAAGATTTATCTGATTTTATAGTAGAATGCGTAGACGCCAATTTCGGGTTTAGTCGCTATGCGGAACGTCTAGGCAGAAGTGCTAATTCCTTTGATGAGTTGTATGCTTTTTTGCAAGATGATGTTACGTACATTGATCAGATAACACTGCGCTTACTCGAAAATACCATTCAGCAAGTACAACCCAAACTAATTGGTTTTTCTGTGCCCTTTCCCGGTAATTTGTACAGTGCATTTCGATGTGCTCAATACCTTAAAGAACAGCACCCAGCGATAAAAATAATGATGGGTGGGGGGTTTCCAAATACCGAATTACGCTCTTTAACAGATCAACGCGTTTTTGAGTTTTTTGATTATATCAGCTTAGATGATGGCGAATTACCTGTGGAACTTTTAGTAAACTCGCTTCAAAATGAGAACCTGTCTGAGCCGCAATTTAAACGCACCTATGTATTAGAAAACGGCAACATTGTTTTTAAAAATAATGCTACACAACCCGATTATAAACAAAGTGAAGTGGGTACTCCGGATTATTCTGATTTGCTTTTAGATGCCTATATCTCTGTTATCGAAATTGCCAACCCCATGCATAGTTTATGGAGCGATGGTCGGTGGAATAAATTAACCATGGCCCATGGTTGTTATTGGGGAAAATGCACGTTTTGTGATATCTCTTTAGACTATATTAAAATATATGAGCCTATTGCGGCAACTATTTTAGTGGATCGGATGGAAGAACTCATCGCACAAACTGGCGAAAACGGATTCCATTTTGTGGATGAAGCCGCGCCACCATCACTTATGAAAGCTTTAGCCATTGAAATTATCAAAAGAAAGGTAGTGGTTACATGGTGGACGAATATTCGTTTTGAGAAAAACTTTACAGCAGATTTGTGTTATTTATTAAAGGCTTCTGGTTGTATTGCGGTATCTGGCGGTTTAGAAGTTGCTTCGGATCGTTTGCTTAAATTAATAGATAAAGGTGTTACGGTCTCTCAAGTGGCTCAGGTAACCCGTAATTTTACGGATGCACACATCATGGTACATTCGTATTTAATGTACGGCTACCCCACACAGACAGTACAGGAAACGGTAGATAGTTTAGAAATGGTGCGTCAGCTTTTTGAGGTGGGCGTGTTGCAATCTGGTTTCTGGCATCAATTTGCGCTAACGGCACATAGCCCAATTGGTATTAATCCGTCTGAATACGGTATAGTACCCGATTTAAAAGAAATTACCTTCGCGAATAACGACATTGATTTTAAGGATACTACAGGTATAGATCATTCCAAATTCAGTTTCGGATTAAAAAAATCGCTCTTCAATTACATGCATGGTATTGGGTTTGAAACACCCTTACAAAATTGGTTCGATTTTAAGATTCCGAAAACCCAAATAAAGTCAAACTTTATTGCGGCATGTTTAAATGTAGAGATGGACTATAAGATAAAACCAACGGCAAAGGTAATTTGGTTGGGAAGTTTGCCCCGACAAGAAATGTACACAAAATCTAAAAAGGGACAGACTTGGGAAGTATTAAAACTAACATTTCATCACCATAGAAACAGTACTCAAATCACTTTAGATAAAGAAAAAGGGGAGTGGCTAGTTGAAAATTTAGCCTTATGGAGGCTAAATAAAGAAAAACCCGTATTTATTAAGGATGTAAAAATTGACTTTGAAGTAAAATTCGAAGATTTTGAATTGTTTTGGTTTTCGAAATCCATCAATACCTTAAAATCAATTGGTTTGGTAACGGTTTAA
- a CDS encoding tRNA-dihydrouridine synthase: MSFTLLSSPLQGFTDFRFRNAFQQFFGGIDTFYAPYIRLDGKLVIKSSYQRDLQLENNTTLNVIPQVMTNDADEFLFVVKYVQDLGYKELNWNLGCPYPMVTKRGMGSGLIKEADKINHILDRVHSETDIVVSMKMRMGYENSSEILDTFPVLEKYPIKNIAIHARIGKQLYKGGVDLDAFQRCIESTTHKLYYNGDITSVAQFKKMQERFPSIDHFMIGRGLIADPFLPSMIKAGTTAYPADRIEIFKEFHDTIYQQYDEFLSGPTPIKMKMLGFWEFFAQSFSDPQKAYKAIKKANNPAAYRSAVAEILKKEVSLA, encoded by the coding sequence ATGAGTTTTACGCTTTTATCATCACCACTTCAGGGATTCACTGATTTTCGCTTCCGAAATGCTTTTCAGCAATTTTTTGGCGGAATCGATACTTTTTATGCTCCCTACATTCGCTTAGATGGTAAATTGGTCATAAAATCGTCTTATCAGCGCGATTTACAACTAGAAAACAATACAACTTTAAATGTCATTCCACAGGTAATGACCAACGATGCAGACGAGTTTTTGTTCGTCGTAAAGTATGTTCAAGACTTAGGGTATAAAGAGCTGAACTGGAATTTAGGGTGCCCGTACCCCATGGTCACCAAACGCGGAATGGGTTCGGGATTAATAAAAGAAGCAGATAAAATAAATCATATTTTAGATCGAGTGCATAGCGAAACCGATATTGTCGTATCGATGAAAATGCGAATGGGGTATGAAAATAGCAGTGAAATTTTAGACACATTTCCAGTCTTAGAAAAATATCCGATTAAAAATATTGCTATCCATGCCCGTATTGGAAAGCAATTGTATAAAGGGGGGGTAGATTTAGATGCCTTTCAGCGCTGTATTGAAAGTACCACTCATAAATTATACTATAATGGTGACATTACAAGTGTGGCACAATTTAAAAAAATGCAAGAACGCTTCCCGAGTATCGATCATTTTATGATTGGGCGTGGCTTAATTGCCGACCCTTTTTTACCCAGTATGATTAAGGCAGGTACCACAGCATACCCTGCTGACAGAATTGAAATTTTTAAAGAATTTCACGATACCATTTACCAGCAGTACGATGAATTTTTATCAGGACCAACACCTATAAAAATGAAAATGTTAGGCTTTTGGGAATTCTTTGCACAATCATTCTCGGACCCTCAAAAGGCCTATAAAGCCATAAAAAAGGCAAATAATCCCGCAGCTTACCGCAGTGCTGTTGCCGAAATTCTAAAAAAAGAAGTATCCTTGGCCTAA
- a CDS encoding DUF2007 domain-containing protein gives MTTIFRGEHYQVMNAKNILLDHDIEVFVENELMGTIRSWGVTAGGFNPIQLKVHEADVEKATALLQFLAE, from the coding sequence ATGACAACCATTTTCAGAGGCGAACATTATCAAGTAATGAACGCAAAAAACATATTATTAGACCATGATATTGAAGTATTCGTTGAAAATGAACTAATGGGTACCATAAGGTCATGGGGGGTTACAGCTGGAGGGTTTAATCCTATTCAATTAAAAGTACATGAAGCTGATGTTGAAAAAGCCACTGCACTTTTGCAATTTTTAGCGGAATAA
- a CDS encoding CPBP family intramembrane glutamic endopeptidase, giving the protein MVKKHKLFYSFLLLLLLIQILHGLVLYGTYLLKNITYETQTIILVYSFHLLFFLGILFCFKWLKLKWTFKFETISYKTLAVVASLFFAIFLAQNTIDYDFIKSLFDSKLKIISFNLDFDSKDIWILFLMIIAGPILEEIMYRYIIFTALLERYNLIISLVLSSFLFAIMHLNLNGLIAYFFIGIFFGYVYYITKSLWLNIAIHMVWNFLTQITKIEYINFSDQSFILYFSLYILSFGLILWGFKNLRISTTEED; this is encoded by the coding sequence TTGGTTAAAAAACACAAACTATTTTATTCATTTCTGCTACTATTACTCCTAATACAAATACTTCATGGATTAGTTCTTTATGGCACATACTTACTTAAAAATATAACTTATGAAACACAAACAATAATCTTAGTTTATAGCTTTCATCTTTTATTTTTTTTAGGAATTTTATTTTGTTTTAAATGGCTTAAATTAAAATGGACTTTTAAATTTGAAACCATTTCATATAAAACTTTAGCTGTTGTAGCATCATTATTTTTTGCTATATTTTTAGCGCAAAACACTATAGATTATGATTTTATAAAATCTTTATTCGATTCTAAATTGAAAATCATCTCTTTTAATTTAGATTTTGATTCTAAGGATATTTGGATTTTATTTTTAATGATTATTGCTGGGCCAATTTTAGAGGAAATCATGTACCGCTATATTATTTTTACTGCACTACTAGAAAGGTATAACTTAATTATTAGTCTTGTATTATCCTCGTTTTTATTTGCCATAATGCACCTAAATTTGAATGGCTTGATCGCTTATTTTTTCATTGGTATTTTCTTTGGGTATGTTTATTATATAACAAAATCTTTATGGCTGAATATTGCAATACACATGGTCTGGAATTTTCTAACACAGATTACTAAAATAGAATACATCAACTTTTCGGACCAAAGCTTTATCCTTTACTTTAGTCTTTATATTTTGAGTTTTGGCTTGATATTATGGGGTTTTAAAAACTTGAGAATTTCAACCACAGAAGAGGATTAA
- a CDS encoding aminotransferase class I/II-fold pyridoxal phosphate-dependent enzyme, with product MRDLFERIIENKGPLGKWASQAEGYFVFPKLEGPISNRMKFQGKEVLTWSINDYLGLANLPEIKKVDGDAAAEYGAAYPMGARMMSGHTDFHEQLEQELAAFVNKQAAYLLNFGYQGIMSCIDALVSKDDIIVYDVDAHACIIDGVRLHMGKRFTFKHNDIESLEKNLERATKMAEQTGGGILVISEGVFGMRGEQGKLKEIVALKEKYNFRFLVDDAHGFGTLGKTGAGAGEEQGIQDGIDVYFATFAKSMAGIGAFLAADQEIIDYLKYNLRSQMFAKSLPMIYVKGALKRLDMLRTMPELKNKLWENVNALQNGLKERGFDIGTTTSCVTPVYLNGSIPEAMALVKDLRENHGIFCSIVVYPVIPKGLILLRMIPTATHTLEDVRVTLEAFSAIRERLENGTYKRLSAAVAAAMGE from the coding sequence ATGAGGGATTTGTTTGAAAGAATAATCGAGAATAAAGGACCATTAGGAAAATGGGCGTCACAGGCCGAAGGCTATTTTGTGTTTCCAAAACTGGAAGGTCCGATTTCCAATAGAATGAAATTTCAAGGGAAGGAAGTACTTACGTGGAGTATAAATGATTATTTAGGACTTGCGAATTTACCTGAGATTAAAAAAGTGGATGGAGATGCAGCGGCCGAATATGGAGCAGCATATCCTATGGGTGCTCGTATGATGAGTGGTCATACTGATTTTCATGAACAGTTAGAACAAGAATTGGCGGCTTTCGTTAACAAACAAGCTGCTTACTTACTCAACTTCGGATACCAAGGAATTATGTCGTGCATTGATGCTTTAGTATCAAAAGACGATATTATTGTTTATGATGTAGATGCACATGCGTGTATTATCGATGGTGTTCGTTTGCATATGGGTAAACGTTTTACGTTTAAGCATAACGATATTGAAAGTTTAGAAAAGAACCTAGAACGTGCTACCAAAATGGCAGAACAAACTGGAGGAGGTATTTTAGTGATCTCTGAAGGTGTTTTTGGGATGCGTGGAGAGCAAGGAAAACTAAAAGAAATTGTTGCGCTTAAAGAAAAGTACAACTTTAGATTTTTAGTGGATGATGCTCACGGTTTTGGTACTTTAGGAAAAACAGGTGCAGGTGCAGGTGAGGAGCAAGGCATTCAAGATGGTATAGACGTTTATTTTGCCACTTTTGCAAAATCTATGGCCGGTATAGGAGCTTTCTTAGCGGCAGATCAAGAAATAATCGATTATTTAAAATATAATTTACGTTCACAAATGTTCGCTAAATCATTGCCGATGATTTATGTAAAAGGAGCATTAAAGCGTTTAGACATGCTGCGCACCATGCCAGAGCTTAAAAATAAGTTGTGGGAGAACGTAAATGCTTTGCAAAACGGACTTAAGGAACGTGGTTTTGATATTGGTACTACGACGAGTTGTGTTACTCCTGTGTATTTAAACGGTAGTATCCCAGAAGCGATGGCCTTGGTAAAAGATTTGCGTGAAAATCACGGGATTTTCTGTTCTATTGTAGTGTATCCAGTAATTCCAAAGGGCTTAATACTATTGCGTATGATTCCGACGGCTACACACACTTTAGAGGATGTTAGAGTTACTTTAGAAGCCTTTTCAGCTATTCGCGAGCGTTTAGAGAACGGAACTTATAAAAGATTATCTGCAGCCGTAGCAGCCGCTATGGGCGAATAG
- a CDS encoding PLP-dependent cysteine synthase family protein, which yields MENKINAHNNILELIGNTPLVKLNKVAQNFTGNFYAKVEGFNPGHSAKDRIAHFIIEEAERKGLLKPGSTIIETTSGNTGFSIAMVSIIKGYKCILAVSSKSSPDKIDMLRSMGANVFVCPAHVAPEDPRSYYEVAKRIHEETPDSIYINQYFNSLNTEAHYRTTGPEIWKQTNGHITHLVAASGTGGTISGTAKYLKEQNPAIKIIGVDAYGSVLKKYHETREIDKKEIYPYRIEGLGKNLIPTATNFDVIDKFIKVTDEESAHSAREISRTEGMFVGYTSGAALQAVKQLDAQGEFDENSNIVLIFSDHGSRYMSKIYSDDWMKNQGFLEDKTVEQTQEIQFVK from the coding sequence ATGGAAAATAAGATCAACGCTCACAACAACATCTTAGAACTAATTGGAAACACACCATTAGTAAAATTAAATAAAGTAGCTCAAAATTTCACCGGTAACTTTTACGCTAAAGTAGAAGGGTTTAACCCAGGGCATTCCGCAAAAGACAGAATCGCACATTTTATAATCGAAGAGGCAGAACGCAAGGGATTGCTAAAACCAGGAAGTACTATCATTGAAACTACATCAGGTAATACAGGATTTAGCATCGCAATGGTAAGTATTATAAAAGGGTACAAATGTATTTTGGCAGTAAGTTCAAAATCTTCTCCAGATAAAATTGATATGTTGCGTTCTATGGGTGCAAACGTATTTGTTTGCCCTGCTCATGTAGCACCAGAAGATCCAAGATCGTATTACGAAGTGGCGAAACGTATACATGAAGAAACTCCTGATAGCATATACATCAATCAATATTTTAATTCCTTAAATACCGAAGCGCATTACAGAACTACGGGTCCTGAAATTTGGAAACAAACCAATGGTCACATCACCCATTTAGTGGCAGCAAGTGGCACAGGAGGAACTATTTCAGGAACTGCTAAATATTTAAAAGAGCAAAATCCTGCCATTAAAATCATTGGTGTTGATGCTTACGGTTCGGTGCTTAAAAAATACCACGAGACAAGGGAGATTGATAAAAAAGAGATTTATCCGTATCGTATTGAAGGATTAGGTAAAAATTTAATACCTACCGCTACTAATTTTGATGTCATTGATAAATTTATAAAAGTAACTGACGAAGAAAGTGCACATTCTGCACGTGAGATTTCAAGAACTGAAGGTATGTTTGTAGGTTATACCAGTGGAGCTGCCCTTCAGGCTGTAAAACAATTAGATGCTCAAGGTGAATTTGATGAAAATAGTAATATTGTGCTTATTTTCTCAGATCATGGGTCTCGGTATATGAGTAAAATTTATAGCGATGATTGGATGAAAAATCAAGGTTTCTTAGAGGACAAAACAGTGGAGCAAACACAAGAAATTCAGTTTGTAAAATAA